The genomic region GGTGACCCAGCTCCACCTGGACCAACTAGACTTCCAGCAACGGCTGGTCTTGATTCATGGTAAGGGGAATAAGGACCGTTACGTGCCCTTTGGTCACTTTGCCCAGCAAAGCTTGCAGACTTACATTGCCGACCGTCGGCCCCAGCTCCTGGCTGGTAAACCGGATTCTCAAATTGTCTTTTTAAATCAGCGGGGCGAAGGTCTTACTTCAGCCGGAATCCGTTATATCTTAGACCAGTTAATGGCTAAGACCGCCTTAACCGGGAAAATTCACCCCCACATGCTCCGGCACAGTTTCGCCACCCAGCTCCTAGATCGTGGGGCCGACCTGCGAACCGTTCAGGAACTATTGGGCCATGTGAATCTGTCTACAACCCAGATTTATACCCACGTTTCCAAGGAAGCCTTGCAGAAAAATTATCAGAATTTTTTCCCGCGGGCGAAACGCTAAAAAGGGCACTGGGCAATTGTCTTAGCCCCTAAAAGATAGTAAACTAAAATTATGGTTACATTAGAAAATGAGCAATTGAAGGTTCAAATTAGCGAGCAAGGCGCCGAACTAACCAGTGTTTGGAATAAGGCGGCTGAGCTGGAGTATATTTGGGTCGGGGACCCGAAATATTGGGGCCGTCATGCGCCCAATCTCTTTCCAATTGTCGGCCGGTTGCGCGGTGACCAGTTCACGGTTGATGGTGAAACTTATTACATGAATCAACATGGTTTTGCCCGTAACATGACCTTTGAGGTTGTCGAACAAGACGACCGGGGGGCAACTTTCCGCTTAAAGGACAGCGAAGCTACTCATCGAATCTTTCCCTTTAAGTTTGTCTTTGATGTTCGTTACGACCTCGATGATCAAAACTGCTTAGCTATTAAATACATTGTCCACAATCCGGATGAAGAAGAGACCCTCTTCTTTAGTGTTGGTGGCCATCCGGCCTTTAACCTTCCTTTGGATGGCGGTAAGTTCTCCGACTACTATTTGTCGATTGAGCCCGAAATTACCTATGACCGGATTCGGTTAGTAGGGCCATATTCTAATCCCTATGCACCGACGCCTTTTACCGCTAACATTCCCTTGCGCTTGCGCCAGGAAGACTACCATGATGACGCCATCATTTTAAAGCTAGAGCGGCAAAAGACTTCCTTCCTTTTGGCCCGCCTGGCTAACCAGCATGGTTTGAAGATGGTGGTCGATAACGCCCAGTACTTTGGTATCTGGACTCCAGCCGGTAAGGAGGCGCCCTTCATCGCCCTAGAACCATGGTGGGGGATTGCCGATACGGTTGATGCCAGTGGTAACTTCAAGGAGAAGTTTGGCGTCAATGTCTTGGCCGCCGGTGACACCTTTACCGGTAGTTACAGCATGACTTTCTTTTAAAATAACAAAACAAAAAAACCAGGTAACGAAAGTTACCTGGTTTTTATTTTGCTAGCTTAAGTAGGTTTTACTTCTTTTCAGCGTCCTTGATGGCCTGAATCTTGTCGGCTACGCGCTTACCATAGTCAGGGTCAGCCTTAGTGAAGAGGGCAATCTGACGTTCCTGGGTTGCTTCATCGTTGATGTGTCCCAGCGAATCAGCAATACCGTTCGTCAAGATTTCCTTTTGTTCTTCGCTCATCAGGTTGTAAAGGGCACCTGGCTGAGAGAAGTAGTCTGGGTCGTAGGCAGGGTAGTTACCCGTGCGACCTTCAACTGGGTCACCAGCGATATCAGCGCGGTGATCTTCAGTTGGGCCACCCTTAGAGTTAGGCTCGTAAACCACCCGGTCGCCACCGTTGTCGTTAGTAGTCATGTAGCCGTCACGCTCGTAAGTGTGAACTGGCACACCGGCCTTAGGGCGGTTAACTGGGATGTCCTGGTAGTTAGCGCCAAGACGGTAGCGCTGCGTGTCGTTATATGAGAAGAGACGACCTTGCAGGAGCTTATCTAGTGAAGGCTCGATACCAGGTACAAAGTTAGCAGGGGACAGGGCGGCCTGCTCAACGTCACGGAAGAAGTTGTCTGGATTGTGATCCAAGACGAACTGACCAACCTCAATCAATGGGTAGTCCTTTTGTGAAACCGTCTTCGTAACATCAAAGATGTCGTACTTGTAGTTCAAACCTTCTTCGTAAGGGATAATCTGCACCTTCAAAGTCCATGAAGGATAGTCACCATTTTCAATGGCGTCAAACATCTGGTGGCGGTGCCAGTCAGTGTCCTTGGCCATCATTGCAGTGGCATCTTCAGGTGAAAGGTTCTTAATACCATGGTTAGTCTTGAAGTGATACTTAACCCAGAACTGCTCACCCTTGGCATTGACCCATTTGTAGGTGTGAGAACCAAAGCCGTGCATGTAGCCGTAGCCATAAGGGAAACCACGGTCTGAGAAGAGAATGGTTACCTGGTGGAGGCTTTCAGGTGAGTTAGACCAGAAATCCCACTGCATGTCATCACTACGCAAACCAGTTTGGGGCTCACGCTTTTGTGAGTGGATGAAGTCAGGGAACTTCAAAGGATCATTGATGAAGAACACGGGGGTGTTGTTACCAACGATGTCGTAGTTTCCGTCATTCGTGTAGAAACGAGTGGCAAAACCGTGCACATCGCGGGCCGTATCAGGGTAACCCTTCTCACCGGCAACTGATGAGAAGCGGGCGAAGACATCGGTAACCTTACCCTTGCCGTTCAAGAAGTCGGCCTTAGTGTAGGCTGACATGTCGTTGGTCAAGGTAAAGTGACCCATGGCACCAGAACCCTTGGCGTGAACAACACGCTCAGGAATTCGTTCCCGGTCGAAGTGGGCTAACTTTTCAACTAATTGGTAGTCTTGTAAAAGTAGGGGTCCCCGTTCTCCGGCAGAAAGAGAATGCTGGTTGTCAGCGAATGGCTGGCCACTACGCGTGGTGATTTTTTCATCAGACATAAATGATCTCCTTTTCAGTGGGTTGTACGATAATTGCTTATCACTTGATAACAAGGCTAAGTTTATCACCTGATAAATTGAATTGCAATGGTTTTTTAATAAATTGGTCAGGTTCAGATATTTTGGCGGATATTAGTGGGGGTGAGGCGAAGATGAGGACTTTCAAATTTGGGTTAGGGCCTGGCTGGTGACCATGTTAAAATAGAGGAAGAATAATTTTCTGATTGAAGGAGGCTTTCATGCTGTATGGTTTGCTAGCCCATCCGGCCGGCCACTCCCGTTCGCCCCAAATGCAAAATGCCATGATGGCGGCCGCGGGCATGACCGCCAATAATTACCAGGCCTTTGATGTTGAGCCCGACCAGTTGGAGACAGCGGTACTGGGTTTACGAGCCCTGGGGGCCGGCGGTTTTAACGTCTCGACGCCCTTTAAGGCTGCCATTATTCCCTTATTAGATGAACTAAGCCCCCTCAGCCAAAAACTGGGTGCCGTTAACACGGTCAAACGCGAAGGGGACCGACTGGTAGGAACCAGTACCGATGGTCCCGGTTTTTGGCATAGTTTACCTGCCAAGCAGGCCCGGCAGCGGGTGGTCCTATTTGGGACCGGTGGTGCGGCCCGGGCGGTGATTGCCAGCGCCCCGGACTTTGGGGTTGAGGAGCTAACGGTCTTTAACCGGCGCCACGATGACTGGTATCAAAGGGTTGAACAGATTGCGTCCTTGAATCCAACCGCGGAACTGGTCGATTTAGCCGACACGCCCCGCTTTTATGAAGCCCTGGATCACGCTGACCTGGTCGTAAATGCCACTTCGGTGGGGATGGATAACCAGGCCGCCACCTTGTTAACCCCT from Leuconostocaceae bacterium ESL0723 harbors:
- a CDS encoding aldose 1-epimerase family protein: MVTLENEQLKVQISEQGAELTSVWNKAAELEYIWVGDPKYWGRHAPNLFPIVGRLRGDQFTVDGETYYMNQHGFARNMTFEVVEQDDRGATFRLKDSEATHRIFPFKFVFDVRYDLDDQNCLAIKYIVHNPDEEETLFFSVGGHPAFNLPLDGGKFSDYYLSIEPEITYDRIRLVGPYSNPYAPTPFTANIPLRLRQEDYHDDAIILKLERQKTSFLLARLANQHGLKMVVDNAQYFGIWTPAGKEAPFIALEPWWGIADTVDASGNFKEKFGVNVLAAGDTFTGSYSMTFF
- a CDS encoding catalase, producing the protein MSDEKITTRSGQPFADNQHSLSAGERGPLLLQDYQLVEKLAHFDRERIPERVVHAKGSGAMGHFTLTNDMSAYTKADFLNGKGKVTDVFARFSSVAGEKGYPDTARDVHGFATRFYTNDGNYDIVGNNTPVFFINDPLKFPDFIHSQKREPQTGLRSDDMQWDFWSNSPESLHQVTILFSDRGFPYGYGYMHGFGSHTYKWVNAKGEQFWVKYHFKTNHGIKNLSPEDATAMMAKDTDWHRHQMFDAIENGDYPSWTLKVQIIPYEEGLNYKYDIFDVTKTVSQKDYPLIEVGQFVLDHNPDNFFRDVEQAALSPANFVPGIEPSLDKLLQGRLFSYNDTQRYRLGANYQDIPVNRPKAGVPVHTYERDGYMTTNDNGGDRVVYEPNSKGGPTEDHRADIAGDPVEGRTGNYPAYDPDYFSQPGALYNLMSEEQKEILTNGIADSLGHINDEATQERQIALFTKADPDYGKRVADKIQAIKDAEKK
- a CDS encoding shikimate dehydrogenase: MLYGLLAHPAGHSRSPQMQNAMMAAAGMTANNYQAFDVEPDQLETAVLGLRALGAGGFNVSTPFKAAIIPLLDELSPLSQKLGAVNTVKREGDRLVGTSTDGPGFWHSLPAKQARQRVVLFGTGGAARAVIASAPDFGVEELTVFNRRHDDWYQRVEQIASLNPTAELVDLADTPRFYEALDHADLVVNATSVGMDNQAATLLTPEDVGRLPKSAMVADMVYRQPTRLLALAKAQGLANQNGLPMLVGQGALSFEYWFNQPADVELMQKEIEE